A segment of the Deinococcus radiopugnans ATCC 19172 genome:
CCCCCAGGAGAACCCCCATGAGCGATCAGCCTGACCTGTTCGGCAACGCCCCGGACGCCGCCAAACCCATCATTCCCGCCGGATTGCCACAGTCGTGGAAAGACGCGCTGGGGGGTGAGTTCGCCGCGCCGTACTTTCACGAACTCAAGGACTTTCTGGTGGAGGAACGCGCCACGCAGACCATTTACCCCCCTGCTGCCGACGTGTTCAACGCGCTGCGCTTCACGCCGCTGGATGGGGTCAAGGTCTTGATTCTGGGGCAGGACCCTTACCACGGCCCCGGTCAGGCGCACGGCCTGAGCTTCAGCGTGCGGCCCGGCGTGCGGGTGCCGCCCAGCCTCCAGAACATCTACAAGGAGTTGCAGACGGATATTCCCGGCTTCACGCCGCCGCGCCACGGCTACCTGCGGGCCTGGGCCGAACAGGGCGTACTGCTGCTGAATGCCGTGCTAACCGTGCGCGCTGGGCAGGCCAACAGCCACGCGAACAAGGGCTGGGAGGCGTTCACCGACGCCGTGATCCGGGCCGTGAACGCGAAAGAGGAGCGCGTGGTCTTCGTGCTGTGGGGCGCGTACGCCCGCAAAAAGGCCAAATTGATCACCAATCCCAACCATGTGATCGTGGAATCGGCCCATCCCAGCCCGCTGAGTGTGACCAAATTCATGGGCACCAAACCCTTCAGCCGGGTGAACGCCGCGCTGGAGGAAGCCGGGGAAGCGCCGATTGACTGGCAACTCCCCATGCAGGCCGACAGTTCTCAGGAAAGACAGTGATGCCGGGACGCACCGAGATCTTGCAGGAGGAGTACCTGCGCCGCGAGGGGAACGATCCCAAAAAGTTCAACTACTTCTGGCCGGACGGCACGCTCTACGAGGATGAGGAGGGCATCGCCCGCATCGCCAGCCTGGCCGTGCCGCCCGCGTACAGCGACGTGTACGTCTCGCCCGACGCCGACGCCGAGTTGCAGGCGTTTGGCCGCGACGCCGCCGGACGCCTCCAGTACCGTTACCACCCCGATTTCGTGCAGGCCGGGGCGCTGAAGAAGTGGCAGAGGCTGACGCGCTTTGCCACGGCACTCCCGACGTTGCGTGAGGTCACCACCGCCGACCTGCGCCTGTCTGGGCTGCCGCCGCGTAAGGTGATGGCCCTCATGACCCGGCTGCTGCACGTCGCGCATTTCCGGGTGGGCAGCGACGCCTACGCCCGGCAGCACAAGACCTACGGCCTCAGCACCCTGCGCCAGCGCCATGTGAAGGTGGAGGGCACCCTCGTGACCTTCAATTTCCGGGGCAAGCACGGCATCACGCAGAACAAGGCGACGCGCAACCCGACGCTGGCAAACAACATCGGCAAGTTGCTGGAGTTGCCCGGCCCGTGGCTGTTCCAGACGGTGACGGAGGAGGGCCGCCGCCGCGTTCACGCCCCCGAGCTGAACGCCTACCTCAAGGAGGTGATTGGCCCCTTCACCGCCAAGGATTTCCGCACCTGGGGCGGCACGCTGCTGGCCGCCGAATATCTGGCCGAGGCGGGCGTGGCGGACAGCGAACGCGCGGCCCGCCGGGTGCTGGTGGACTGCGTTAAGCACGTCGCCGAGGATCTGGGCAACACCCCCGCCGTCACGCGCGGCAGCTACATCTGCCCGGTGATCTTTGACCGCTACCTGGAGGGCAAGGTGCTGGACGACTACGAACCCCGCGCCGGACGCCTCCCTGCCGAGCTGGAGGGCCTGAGCCGCAGCGAGGCGGCCCTCAAGCGGCTGCTGGAAAGCGAAAAGGCCCTGAAGAAGGGCAGGGGCAAACGGGCGGCGTGACCGCCTGACCTTCCGGCCCTCTAGTCTCCCCGGGCAAACCGCCGTTCGAGCCGCCGTTGCACCACTTCTAGCGCGCTGCTCATGGCCCAGTAGATCAGCGCGGCGGCCAGATACGGGCCGAACGGCTCGAAGGTGCGGGCAATCACCAGTTGCGCGCTGCGCAGCAGTTCCACCACGGTAATCACCGAGACCAGCGAGGTGTCCTTGACCAGCCCGATCAGGCTGTTGCCCAGGCTGGGCAGGGCCACCCTGGCCGCCTGCGGCAGGATGATCAGCCGCATGGTTTCCGCGCGGCTCAGGCCCAGGCTGTAGGCGGCCTCGTGCTGCCCTCTGGGAATGCTCAGGATGGCGGCGCGGATGGTCTCCGAGAGGTAGGCGGCGGCGTTGAGGGTCAGGGCCAGCACCCCGCCCACCACCGGGCTGAGGGTGATGCCAAAACTGGGCAGGCCGTAGTAGATCACGAAGATCTGCACCAGCAACGGCGTTCCCCGAATAAACGAGACGTACAGCGTCGCCAGCCCGCGCACCGGCCCCGGCGCGTACAGCCGCAGCAGCGTCACGATCAGCCCCAGCGGCAGGCCCAGCACCATCGCCGCCAGCGCAAACCCGATGGTCAGCCGCGCCCCGACGAGCAGCGCGGGCACCGACGCCCACGCACTTTGAAGGATCAGTTGAAATTGTTCGCTATCCATTCTGCTCCTTGGGGATGCGCTGTGGAATGGGGTCGGGGGTGGGGCGGTTGCCGTGGCGATCAGAGGGTTCGGCGCCCGCCTTCAATGCAAACCCCTCCCAGTCTGGCGGGAGGGGCCGACGTGCAGAGCGGAATCTCAGGGCTTGCTGACATCCTGGCCGAACCACTGCTGACCGATTTTAGCCATAGTGCCGTCGGCTTTCATGGCCTTGAGGGCCGCGTCGATGGCCGTCTTGAGCCCGGTGTTGGTTTTTTTCATCGCAATGCCCATGCTGTCCACCGAACCGGCGTCGCCCACGCCCTTGATGGGCAGGCCCTGCGATTTGGCGAGATAGCCGATCAGCAGGCGGTCATTGTAGATGGCGTCCAGCCGGCCACTGGCGAGGTCCGCCAGGTATTCCGGGGTGCCGGGGTAGGTGACCACCGTGATGCCGCCCGCGTCGCGCAGGTCCTTCTCGAACACGGTGCCCAGCCCCACGCCTACCCGCTTGCCCTTGAGGTCCGCCAGCGTCTTGTAGTCCTGCCCCTTGGTGCTGTGGACGGCAATCTGCGGGCGGCTGTAGACGTAGGCGTCACTGAACCCGATGCTCTTCTGGCGCTCCGCGGTGATGCCCACCTGATTGATGATCACGTCGTATTTGCCCGCCTGCAACCCCGCCAGGATGCCGCTCCACTCGGTCAGCACGAACTCGGGCTTGAGGCCCAGCCTGGCGGCCAGGGCACGCGCCACGTCCACATCGAAGCCGGTCAGATTGCCCTTGTCGTCCTTGAAGGTGAACGGCGCGTAGGTGCCTTCCACGGCAATTTTCAGCACGCCCTTGGTCAGCGTGGGCGCGGGCTGCGCGTGCGAGGACGTGGCGGCGGCGAGCAGCAGGGCGGTGCCAAGAACCAGCGTGGGACGGAGTGCGCGCATAGGTGCTCCTTTGAAATGGTCAGGATGAGGGGCGGCGGGGATGGAATGAAAGGTGATTCACTCTACGCCCCCGCAGCGGCCGGTCCGCCCTGCGCTGTATCGACAGCCTGTGCGGGCAGGCCGAAGCGGGGCAACTGCCAGGGGTGCCCCTCGCCCAGCGCGTGCGCCGCCAGCAACTCGCCCAGCAACGGTGTGAACTTGAACCCGTGGCCCGAACACGGCGAGGCCAGCGTGATCTGCGGGCAGTCCGGGTGCGCGGCAAGGATGAAGTCGCCGCCGGGCGCGCGGGTAATCAGACAGGTGCTGCGTTCCATCACGGTGAGGGCTCCCGGCAGAAAGCGCCGCATAAAGGTATCGGAGGCCTCGCCCACCTGCGCTGGCACCTCAAACGAGCGGTCATCACCACTGGTGATGGGACGCACCACATCCACGCCCAGTTTCACGCCGGGGAGGCCGAACACTGGAAAACCGTACGCCTGGAATTCATCGTGGGTGATGAACACCGGAAAACGTTCGGGCTGGAAGGCAGCCAGATCATCCGGGCGGTAAAAGCTGGAGGCCGCCAGCGTCACGCTGAGTGAGGTCCGGAGCTGCGGCACCAGACGCGGCATCCACGCGCCCGCCGCCACGATCAGGTGGTCACAGGTCAGGGTGCCCGCGCCCGTCAGGACGGCGGGTTGCCGCCCCGGCTCGATTTCCAGCGCCGCTACACCTTCCAAAACCTGCGCGCCGTGGTGGCGGGCCAGATCGGTCAGCACCCTCAACGTCACATCCGGGCTGACGATGCCCGCTTCCGGCGAATACACCGCCTCCCAGTCGGCAGGCACCCGCCACTGCGGGTAGCGCCGGGCCAGTTCGCGGCGGCTCAGGCGTTCGGGGGCCGCGTCGATGGCGGTCAGCGAGGTGTGAACGGCTTCCAGACTGGGCGTTCCGGCGGGACCGAGATCCAGTCCCCCGGTGCGCCAGTACAGCTGCTGTTCCGCCTCGCGTTCCAACGACCGCCAGGACTCCAGCGCCGCCCGTGCCAGTCCGGCGTAGTCCGGTTCCTCATACGCCAGCCGGAAAATGCGCGACGGCCCGAAGCTGGAGCCGCGCGTGTGCCCGATCTGGAACTGCTCCAGCAGCCGGACGTTCAGACCGCGCCGGGCCAGCGCGTACGCCGCCGCGCTCCCCGCCGCGCCCGCCCCGATAATCAGAACCTGGACATGCTGCCTCATCTGCTGAGTGTAGAGTCCGCCGTCAAGAGCAGCGTCGCCCGCGAAACTCAGGGCGACGCTGCTCAGTGGGCGGAATCTCAGGGCTTGCTGACGTCCTGCCCGAACCACTGCTGGCTGATCTTGGCGTAGGTGCCGTCGGCCTTGATCTGCGCCAGCGCCTTGTCCACTGCCGCCTTCAGGCCCGTGTTGGTCTTCTTCATCGCAATGCCCACCGATTCCGGCTGGCCGATCACGCCTGCGCCGCGCACCGGCAGGTTCTGGGACTTGATCAGGTAACCCACCAGCAGGCGGTCATTGTAGGCGGCGTCCAGCCGTCCGGCGGCCAGGTCTGCCATGTACTCGGGTGCGCCGGGGTAGGTGACCACGGTGATGCCGCCCGCGTCGCGCAGCTGCTTCTCAAAGTTGCTGCCCAGGCCCACGCCCACGCGCTTGCCCTTGAGGTCCGCCAGCGTCTTGGGCGCGAAGCTGCCCGCCTTCTTCACGATGATCTGCGGCGAGGAATACGCGTAGGGCGTGCTGAAGCCGATGCTCTTCTGGCGCTCGGGCGTAATGCCCACCTGGTTGACGATCACGTCGTACTTGCCCGCCTGGAGGCCGGCCAGCAGGCCGCTCCACTCGGTCAGCGCGAACTCGGGCTTGAGGCCCAGCTTGGCGGCCACCGCCTTGGCGATGTCCACGTCGAAGCCGGTCAGGTTGCCCTTGGCGTCGCGGTAGGTGAACGGCGCGTAGGTGCCTTCCATCCCGATTTTCAGCACGCCCTGGGTTAGGGTCTGGGGCGTCTTGATGCTGGGGGAAGTGGCGGCAAGGCTGCCAGAGGCGAGAACGAGGGCGGACATTAAAAACAGGTGCTTCATGGGGCTCCTTAGGGGTTGAGACTGAAAGTCAGATCGGATCGTCGCGGCTCTTTCCAATCGCTAAACCAGTTTATAAAACAGAGTAGAAGTAATTGTGAACCTAACGGTGTGTGGGCTTGAGCAAACCATCATCTTTGGCCGCCTGTGGCATCTCGCCTTGCGGTACGGTTGCCCCGCCCCCGCCGTCCTATGCTCCCCGTATGGCTTTTCCCGACATTCAGAGCTTCATGCGCCTGCTGGAAGACCGCGGCGAGCTGCTGCGCGTCTCCGCGCCCGTCAGCGTTGACCTTGAAATCACCGAGATTGCGGACCGCCTGGTCAAATCCGGCGGCCCGGCAGTGCTGTTCGAGAACGTGCGCGGCAGCGAATTTCCCGTGGTCATCGGCCTGATGGGCACGCGTGAGCGCACGGCCCTGGCGCTGGGTGTAACTGATCTGGACGATCTGGCGAAAAAGGTTCGCGCGTTGATTGACCTCAAGGGCAGGGGCGGCACGCTGGGGATGCTCGGCAATGTGACCAAGCTGGGGGACGCCATGAACCTGCCTCCAAAACGGGTCAAGACTGGCCCGGTGCAGGACATCGTGTGGCGCGGCGACGAGGTGGACCTGTCGCGCATCCCGATCCTGAAATGCTGGCCGCTGGACGGCGGGCCGTTCGTGACCCTGCCCCTGGTGATCAGCAGAGACCCAGAAACCGGCGAGCGCAACATGGGCATGTACCGCATGCAGGTGATGGGCAAAAACACCACCGGGATGCACTGGCAGCGCCACAAAACCGGGACGAAACATCTCGAGAAGGCGAAGCGGCTGGGGCAGCGGTTAGAGGTGGCGGTGGCCATCGGCGGCGATCCGGCGCTGATCTACGCGGCCACCGCGCCGCTGCCGCCCATTCCCGGCCTGGACGAGTTCGCGCTGGCGGGCTACCTGCGCGGGCAACGCTACCCGGTCACGCGGGGGATCACCGTCGATCTGGACGTGCCGGCCAACGCTGAATTCATTCTGGAAGGCTACGTGGACCCTGCCGAGGACTGGGTGATGGAGGGGCCGTTCGGGGACCACACCGGTTTCTACACGCTGCCGGACCTGTACCCGCTGTTCCACGTCACCGCCGTCACCATGCGCCGTCAGCCGGTGTACCCCGCGACCATCGTGGGCCGCCCGCCGATGGAGGACGCCTACCTGATCGAAGCCTCCGAGCGGCTGTTTCTGCCCGCCGCGCAACTGATCATTCCCGAGATCACCGACTACCACATGCCGCCGGCCGGCGTGGCGCACAACCTCGTGTTCGTGGGGATCAACAAAGGGTATCCGGGGCAGGCGTACAAGGTGGCGAACGGCTTGTTCGGGCTGGGCCAGATGATGTTCGCCAAGGTGATTGTCGTGCTGGACGACGATGTCCCGGTCAATCATTTTGAGGCGGTGTGGCGTGCGGTGGCCGAGAAGGCCGTGCCGGGCCGCGACACCCTGACCACGCGCGGTCCCATCGACGTGCTGGACCACAGCAGCCGGGGCTGGGGCTACGGCAGCAAGCTGATCATCGACGCCACCACCAAACGCCCCGAGGAAATTGGCGGGGCCGAGTCCAGCCGGGAGGTGCAGGCGGGCGATCTGGCGCACGAGACGGTATTCAGCCCAGCCGCTGCTGCCGAGCTCCCCGACTTCGATGGCGTGGTGGCCCAGCGGCAGAACGACGATGGCTACTGGCTCGTCGCCTTGAAAAAGACCCGCCCCGGTCAGGCACAGGAGCTGGCGAAGGCATACGCGGCCCACCCCGCCGCCGCCGGCGTCCGTCACCTGCTGATTTGCGACGAATTCACCGACGTGAACGACCTTCAAGACGTGTGGTGGACCATCCTCAACAACATTGACCCGGAGCGGGACGTGGTTCAGCACGGCGACCTCCTGACCTGGGACGGCGCACGCAAACTGCCGGAAGAAGGCTTCGTGCGCCCCTGGCCCCCCAAGATCACGATGGACCCGGCGGTGGTGGAGCGGGTGGACGCCCTATGGCACGTGTACGGGTTGCCAGAGCAGTGGCGCTGAACACCGGGTGGCCCCCAGCGCGAGAAGGCCCCGCAGTCGGCGGGGCTTTTTCGTTTTGAGATTCAGGCGCCGTGCCGCGTCCGTCCGCAGTGCGAAGCAACGCCGAGGCCCGCAGGACGCTGGGCGGCCCGCTCAAGTGGCCCCTGTGATCAACGACCGACACTGTGGTCGACGACTGAACCGACGCCCGTCCACAGTCCAGGCATTCAGCGCTGCCCCCACTGTCCCCCCCCGGCGGGGGCTGGAGAAACACTGGGTGAGTGTACATACACTGGTCCCGCTGGGAAGAGAACCTGAGTCTCATTCCTGACCCCCACTGGAGCGGCACTTTCAGGGCAGGATTCTGAAGTGTGCTGATTTTGACCAGCCGTATTTCTGGAGAAACAATGAAGACATCCATCCTCAAGATTCTGACGCTGGGCCTGCTTGCTGCTGGAGCGGCCAGCGCCCAGACCACCATTAAAATTGCCAGCCTCTCGCCGCTCTCGGGGGCTCAGATTCTCAACGGCAAGCTGGTCAACAACGGCGCACAACTGGCTGTTAGCGAATACAAGGCCCGCTTCAAGGCCATGGGGTTTGACCTGCAACTTGTCGGTTACGACGATCAGGCCGATCCGGCGGTCGGCGC
Coding sequences within it:
- a CDS encoding transporter substrate-binding domain-containing protein gives rise to the protein MRALRPTLVLGTALLLAAATSSHAQPAPTLTKGVLKIAVEGTYAPFTFKDDKGNLTGFDVDVARALAARLGLKPEFVLTEWSGILAGLQAGKYDVIINQVGITAERQKSIGFSDAYVYSRPQIAVHSTKGQDYKTLADLKGKRVGVGLGTVFEKDLRDAGGITVVTYPGTPEYLADLASGRLDAIYNDRLLIGYLAKSQGLPIKGVGDAGSVDSMGIAMKKTNTGLKTAIDAALKAMKADGTMAKIGQQWFGQDVSKP
- a CDS encoding menaquinone biosynthesis decarboxylase, encoding MAFPDIQSFMRLLEDRGELLRVSAPVSVDLEITEIADRLVKSGGPAVLFENVRGSEFPVVIGLMGTRERTALALGVTDLDDLAKKVRALIDLKGRGGTLGMLGNVTKLGDAMNLPPKRVKTGPVQDIVWRGDEVDLSRIPILKCWPLDGGPFVTLPLVISRDPETGERNMGMYRMQVMGKNTTGMHWQRHKTGTKHLEKAKRLGQRLEVAVAIGGDPALIYAATAPLPPIPGLDEFALAGYLRGQRYPVTRGITVDLDVPANAEFILEGYVDPAEDWVMEGPFGDHTGFYTLPDLYPLFHVTAVTMRRQPVYPATIVGRPPMEDAYLIEASERLFLPAAQLIIPEITDYHMPPAGVAHNLVFVGINKGYPGQAYKVANGLFGLGQMMFAKVIVVLDDDVPVNHFEAVWRAVAEKAVPGRDTLTTRGPIDVLDHSSRGWGYGSKLIIDATTKRPEEIGGAESSREVQAGDLAHETVFSPAAAAELPDFDGVVAQRQNDDGYWLVALKKTRPGQAQELAKAYAAHPAAAGVRHLLICDEFTDVNDLQDVWWTILNNIDPERDVVQHGDLLTWDGARKLPEEGFVRPWPPKITMDPAVVERVDALWHVYGLPEQWR
- the solA gene encoding N-methyl-L-tryptophan oxidase; translation: MRQHVQVLIIGAGAAGSAAAYALARRGLNVRLLEQFQIGHTRGSSFGPSRIFRLAYEEPDYAGLARAALESWRSLEREAEQQLYWRTGGLDLGPAGTPSLEAVHTSLTAIDAAPERLSRRELARRYPQWRVPADWEAVYSPEAGIVSPDVTLRVLTDLARHHGAQVLEGVAALEIEPGRQPAVLTGAGTLTCDHLIVAAGAWMPRLVPQLRTSLSVTLAASSFYRPDDLAAFQPERFPVFITHDEFQAYGFPVFGLPGVKLGVDVVRPITSGDDRSFEVPAQVGEASDTFMRRFLPGALTVMERSTCLITRAPGGDFILAAHPDCPQITLASPCSGHGFKFTPLLGELLAAHALGEGHPWQLPRFGLPAQAVDTAQGGPAAAGA
- a CDS encoding DNA topoisomerase IB → MPGRTEILQEEYLRREGNDPKKFNYFWPDGTLYEDEEGIARIASLAVPPAYSDVYVSPDADAELQAFGRDAAGRLQYRYHPDFVQAGALKKWQRLTRFATALPTLREVTTADLRLSGLPPRKVMALMTRLLHVAHFRVGSDAYARQHKTYGLSTLRQRHVKVEGTLVTFNFRGKHGITQNKATRNPTLANNIGKLLELPGPWLFQTVTEEGRRRVHAPELNAYLKEVIGPFTAKDFRTWGGTLLAAEYLAEAGVADSERAARRVLVDCVKHVAEDLGNTPAVTRGSYICPVIFDRYLEGKVLDDYEPRAGRLPAELEGLSRSEAALKRLLESEKALKKGRGKRAA
- a CDS encoding amino acid ABC transporter permease — encoded protein: MDSEQFQLILQSAWASVPALLVGARLTIGFALAAMVLGLPLGLIVTLLRLYAPGPVRGLATLYVSFIRGTPLLVQIFVIYYGLPSFGITLSPVVGGVLALTLNAAAYLSETIRAAILSIPRGQHEAAYSLGLSRAETMRLIILPQAARVALPSLGNSLIGLVKDTSLVSVITVVELLRSAQLVIARTFEPFGPYLAAALIYWAMSSALEVVQRRLERRFARGD
- a CDS encoding transporter substrate-binding domain-containing protein produces the protein MKHLFLMSALVLASGSLAATSPSIKTPQTLTQGVLKIGMEGTYAPFTYRDAKGNLTGFDVDIAKAVAAKLGLKPEFALTEWSGLLAGLQAGKYDVIVNQVGITPERQKSIGFSTPYAYSSPQIIVKKAGSFAPKTLADLKGKRVGVGLGSNFEKQLRDAGGITVVTYPGAPEYMADLAAGRLDAAYNDRLLVGYLIKSQNLPVRGAGVIGQPESVGIAMKKTNTGLKAAVDKALAQIKADGTYAKISQQWFGQDVSKP